The following proteins are encoded in a genomic region of Scylla paramamosain isolate STU-SP2022 chromosome 40, ASM3559412v1, whole genome shotgun sequence:
- the LOC135092639 gene encoding uncharacterized protein LOC135092639 has product MPRLRGPGAPPRVTVAVAVVVVVMAVVVQGAAGQDATFPSLTDAMLPPDEGPEGSVAGVSLGPGHSLLCSPPLDPLEVTQQPPTTLCAFVRVNVTRQAARLLTLTFPTSTLTVEIDHLGVWLGVAGDGAAPPAVFFFEARFPPGVWRHLCLQHRPAPPQAKCVVDGAREPPSTMSVEDDQGALASRRWSDAGGNGGGQLCVGGGEVEADVAGVALWFQLLQEDVLAGTSGCETPWRGGAPRMSLGSWWLPKGGAAPATFPLRQVCGAAPRLVLVRPAGTFRGHGVVCAALGGAVPSAAVLAPALATTLASHNESCRGPAGLLSWVGGSPVGGTAAEETCPALTAGGAAQAACVRQLPCSVCTVPHAALYRLYGHDGSLFDHTFFLQAEGGRLAFRGAGGSRLERDGDGWRLVSELHGRRWTLADAPVPVGRRLWTEGAAQTVLALTVCRSGQFCCSDGQCVAQTARCDDIVHCRDRSDEADCSVVVRPQGYDPYYPPPPRPGEEPPLDLLYHVDVYSLDDITTEGGSATMNVGMTLMWHDPRIKFLNLKSGVKNYFPCNLVWTPSVRAVSGHGEGTVLQTDDYEKFCFAHANDEKEQRPLSDAFMSHQADGATHAIQNYVGVLASTPCHFQLERYPFDTQKCNISFMLMNAPWTRVFRKTTPGASVEYFDTRRVLLEYELHALTTEVSAFLQGTDNNTYFALTFHLQRLYGYHVTNSYFPSLLMFFISWATFFFQVDDFTNRIMIALTAQLVLAALFTSTTQSSVRTPYLKLIDVWYAAVITFCFVIVISQTVINVVLHASSVPRAALLLVGLRGAALQKGKEIVSPKGLPRGPEGGLQMAAAQRYNRVLRVAVMVVAVLFVGSYSLMALGAI; this is encoded by the exons ATGCCTCGCCTGCGTGGCCCAGGGGCGCCACCGCGTgtgacggtggcggtggcggtggtggtagtggtgatggcggtggtagtgCAGGGTGCGGCAGGGCAGGACGCAACATTCCCCTCCCTGACGGACGCCATGCTCCCTCCTGACGAAGGCCCCGAGGGAAGTGTAGCTGGGGTTTCCTTAGGTCCTGGCCACTCCCTGCTGTGCTCCCCGCCTCTTGATCCCCTGGAGGTGACGCAGCAGCCGCCCACCACCCTCTGTGCCTTCGTCAGGGTAAATGTGACGCGCCAGGCCGCCCGcctcctcaccctcaccttcccgaCCTCCACCCTTACTGTAG AGATCGACCACCTGGGGGTGTGGCTGGGCGTGGCGGGGGACGGCGCCGCCCCGCCCGCCGTGTTCTTCTTCGAAGCAAGGTTTCCCCCGGGAGTGTGGCGCCACCTGTGTCTGCagcaccgccccgccccgccacag GCCAAGTGTGTGGTGGACGGCGCCCGCGAACCGCCCTCCACCATGTCCGTGGAGGATGACCAGGGGGCGCTGGCAAGCCGCCGCTGGAGTGATGCAGGCGGCAACGGCGGCGGCCAGCTGTGTGTGGGCGGCGGCGAGGTGGAGGCAGACGTGGCGGGCGTGGCGCTGTGGTTCcagctgctgcaggaggacGTGCTGGCGGGGACCTCTGGGTGTGAGACGCCCTGGCGCGGGGGAGCACCCCGCATGTCCCTGGGCTCCTGGTGGCTGCCCAAGGGCGGTGCCGCGCCCGCCACCTTTCCCCTGCGGCAGGTGTGCGGTGCGGCGCCGCGCCTCGTGTTGGTGCGACCCGCCGGCACATTCCGCGGCCACGGCGTGGTGTGCGCCGCCCTGGGCGGAGCCGTGCCCTCCGCCGCCGTGCTGGCGCCCGCCCTCGCCACCACGCTAGCAAGCCACAACGAGTCGTGCCGGGGTCCCGCGGGGCTGCTCTCCTGGGTGGGCGGCAGCCCCGTAGGCGGCACGGCGGCAGAGGAGACCTGCCCCGCCCTGACGGCGGGCGGCGCGGCGCAGGCGGCGTGCGTGCGCCAGCTGCCGTGCTCGGTGTGCACCGTGCCGCACGCCGCGCTGTACCGCCTGTACGGCCACGACGGCAGCCTCTTCGACCACACTTTCTTCCTGCAGGCGGAGGGCGGCCGCCTCGCCTTCCGCGGCGCCGGCGGGTCGCGGCTGGAGCGGGATGGCGATGGCTGGCGCCTGGTGTCGGAGCTGCACGGGCGCCGCTGGACACTGGCTGATGCGCCCGTGCCGGTGGGGCGCCGTCTGTGGACGGAGGGCGCCGCGCAGACGGTGCTGGCGCTGACCGTGTGCCGCAGCGGACAGTTCTGCTGCAGCGACGGCCAGTGCGTGGCGCAGACGGCGCGCTGCGACGACATCGTTCACTGCCGCGACCGCTCTGACGAGGCGGACTGCAGCGTGGTGGTGCGGCCCCAGGGATACGACCCCTACTACCCCCCGCCGCCGCGCCCGGGGGAGGAGCCGCCCCTGGACCTGCTGTACCACGTGGACGTGTACAGCCTGGACGACATCACCACGGAGGGCGGCTCCGCCACCATGAACGTGGGCATGACGCTCATGTGGCACGACCCGCGCATCAAGTTCCTGAATCTCAAGTCAGGCGTCAAGAACTACTTCCCCTGCAACCTGGTGTGGACGCCCAGCGTGCGCGCCGTGTCTGGCCACGGGGAGGGCACCGTGCTGCAGACTGACGACTACGAGAAATTCTGCTTCGCGCACGCCAACGACGAGAAGGAGCAGCGCCCGCTCTCCGACGCCTTCATGA GCCACCAGGCGGACGGCGCCACGCACGCCATCCAGAACTACGTGGGCGTGCTGGCCTCCACGCCCTGTCACTTCCAACTGGAGCGCTACCCGTTCGACACCCAGAAATGCAACATCTCCTTCATGCTGATGAACGCGCCCTGGACCCGCGTGTTCCGCAAGACCACGCCCGGCGCCAGCGTAGAATACTTCGACACG cggCGCGTGCTGCTGGAGTACGAGCTGCACGCCCTCACCACGGAGGTGAGCGCCTTCCTGCAGGGCACAGACAACAACACCTACTTCGCCCTCACCTTCCACCTGCAGCGCCTCTACGGCTACCACGTCACCAACAGCTACTTCCCCTCGCTGCTCATGTTCTTCATCTCCTGGGCCACCTTCTTCTTCCAG GTTGATGACTTCACAAACCGCATCATGATCGCTCTGACGGCACAGCTGGTGTTGGCGGCGCtgttcacctccaccacacagTCCTCCGTCAGGACGCCCTACCTCAAGCTGATTGACGTGTGGTACGCCGCCGTCATCACCTTCTGCTTCGTCATCGTCATCTCCCAGACAGTCATCAATGTGGTGCTGCACGCCTCGTCCGTTCCCCGCGCCGCCCTCCTGCTGGTGGGGCTCAGGGGCGCGGCGCTACAGAAGGGAAAG GAAATCGTCTCTCCCAAGGGCCTGCCGCGGGGGCCTGAGGGGGGGCTGCAGATGGCGGCAGCACAGCGCTACAACAGAGTGCTGCGTGTTGCTGTGATGGTTGTCGCGGTGCTGTTCGTGGGCAGTTACAGTTTGATGGCTCTCGGTGCTATCTGA